A window of Castanea sativa cultivar Marrone di Chiusa Pesio chromosome 1, ASM4071231v1 contains these coding sequences:
- the LOC142637105 gene encoding UPF0481 protein At3g47200-like → MENSASWEIQQADSSIKNENTEIPVETRTSSGNENQNEQLVIDIETMLKTSEIPVSDECHIYRVPDHLRKWNGEAYTPQVISIGPYHHNKENFQKMDKNKVRYFKSFMQRAKNEINLENLVTTIREMEDIIRHCYVDTVQLQRDDFVKMIMLDATFILELFLKSKLRKWTRDDPMRVEAWLFDMVTRELLLLENQLPFFVIKKIYNLALPSLSNSLSLIQLTFDFFKHFNIHNKAPKGEIKHFTDLLRFFALPPHDKLPKRDKKTVFPKYSATQLREAGVKFEVVPNKCLLDLSFKEGVLKIPLLDFNDDTEVHIRNIMALEQCYHANDSYITDFYLILDYLIDTTKDVDLLAEKGIIFNCLGDSSAVAFMINNLNKGVFWKNMNSDLCCLCEELNVFYEKPSHKWKALLRHQYFSTPWRAASTIAAIILLVFTLIQTVCSIIQIVPIV, encoded by the coding sequence ATGGAGAATTCAGCGAGTTGGGAAATTCAGCAAGCAGATTcttcaataaaaaatgaaaatactgAAATTCCAGTGGAAACGAGAACTTCAAGTGGAAATGAAAATCAAAATGAACAGTTGGTAATTGACATCGAAACAATGTTGAAAACGTCGGAGATTCCAGTATCGGATGAGTGCCATATCTACAGAGTTCCGGATCACCTTCGCAAATGGAATGGAGAAGCCTACACTCCTCAGGTTATTTCAATTGGTCCTTATCACcacaacaaagaaaattttcaaaaaatggaCAAGAATAAAGTAAGATATTTCAAGAGCTTCATGCAACGGGCTAAGAATGAGATCAACTTGGAGAATTTAGTAACCACTATAAGGGAGATGGAAGATATCATTCGACATTGCTATGTAGACACTGTTCAGCTTCAAAGAGATGATTTTGTGAAAATGATTATGTTGGATGCGACCTTCATTCTTGAGCTTTTCTTGAAAAGTAAGTTGAGAAAATGGACAAGAGACGATCCTATGCGTGTGGAAGCATGGCTTTTTGATATGGTGACACGTGAGTTGCTATTACTTGAAAATCAGCTTCCATTCTTTGTTATTAAGAAAATATACAACCTCGCCTTACCCTCCCTCTCAAATTCCCTTTCTTTAATCCAGCTCACCTTTGACTTCTTTAAGCACTTTAACATTCATAATAAAGCCCCCAAAGGGGAAATAAAACACTTCACTGATCTGCTTAGATTCTTTGCACTACCTCCACACGACAAGCTACCAAAGAGAGACAAGAAAACGGTTTTTCCCAAGTACTCTGCTACCCAACTGCGTGAGGCAGGAGTAAAATTTGAGGTGGTTCCAAATAAATGCTTGCTGGACCTAAGTTTCAAGGAAGGGGTGTTGAAAATTCCACTCTTAGATTTTAATGATGATACGGAAGTTCATATTCGAAACATTATGGCATTAGAGCAATGTTATCATGCCAATGACAGTTACATTACAGATTTCTATTTAATATTGGATTATCTTATCGATACTACCAAAGATGTGGATTTACTTGCAGAGAAGGGAATCATTTTTAATTGCCTAGGAGACAGTAGTGCAGTGGCATTTATGATTAACAATCTTAACAAAGGAGTCTTTTGGAAGAATATGAACTCTGATTTATGCTGTCTCTGTGAAGAGTTGAATGTGTTCTATGAGAAACCTTCGCACAAATGGAAGGCATTATTAAGACATCAATATTTTAGCACTCCTTGGAGAGCAGCTTCTACCATTGCTGCTATTATTCTATTGGTGTTCACTTTAATACAGACCGTATGCTCTATCATCCAAATAGTTCCTATTGTTTGA